From a single Nostoc edaphicum CCNP1411 genomic region:
- a CDS encoding chloramphenicol phosphotransferase CPT family protein: MQGGIMVQTQELGQIIILNGVPRSGKSSIVAVIQETFDGLWMNLGVDRFMQMTPARYLPGIGLRPGGERQDIEPFVPILYSAMYESIAAHSRLGLNVVVDVGHHDAYAIPRRILDDSARRLNGLPVLFVGVHCPIEIIMERRQNTGWKLGNTADSPTPHPVQLWQDEVHIPGIYDLEVDTSLLSSGACAEVIRQHLADSPSPSAFQRLTAHYT, translated from the coding sequence ATGCAAGGAGGAATCATGGTGCAGACACAGGAGCTAGGACAGATTATCATCCTGAATGGTGTCCCGCGATCAGGTAAATCAAGCATTGTCGCAGTCATCCAGGAGACATTTGATGGTCTGTGGATGAACTTGGGTGTTGATAGGTTTATGCAAATGACTCCCGCACGATACCTGCCTGGGATCGGTCTGCGGCCAGGGGGAGAACGCCAGGACATCGAACCCTTCGTTCCCATTCTGTACAGCGCTATGTATGAGTCCATCGCCGCCCACAGCCGCTTGGGTCTGAATGTCGTGGTTGATGTTGGACACCATGACGCCTACGCAATTCCTCGGAGGATTCTGGACGATAGTGCCCGGCGTTTAAACGGATTGCCGGTCTTATTCGTAGGCGTTCACTGCCCCATCGAGATCATTATGGAACGACGACAAAACACGGGGTGGAAGCTGGGAAATACAGCCGACTCCCCCACACCACATCCGGTTCAGTTATGGCAAGATGAAGTCCACATCCCTGGCATCTATGACCTTGAAGTTGATACCTCGTTGTTGAGTTCGGGTGCGTGTGCCGAAGTGATACGCCAGCACCTCGCAGATAGTCCATCACCGTCGGCATTCCAACGACTTACTGCACACTATACTTAA
- a CDS encoding molybdenum cofactor guanylyltransferase, which yields MTTRNELTAIVLAGGKSSRMGQDKALIPIQGMPLLQRVCSIAQGCADVVYVVTPWPERYQNLLLPGCQFIREIPLSGESLAHGPLVGFAQGLAEVQTEWVLLLACDLPRLRAEVLQDWVTRLDSVGDNAIAALACHPKGWEPLCGFYRCRCLPQLQEFINQGGRSFQQWLRQYPVEVLPLAEPEMLFNCNTPEDLALN from the coding sequence ATGACGACCCGAAATGAATTAACAGCTATTGTGTTAGCTGGCGGTAAAAGTTCTCGGATGGGTCAAGATAAAGCCTTGATTCCCATTCAAGGGATGCCATTGTTACAGCGAGTTTGTAGTATTGCTCAAGGCTGTGCTGATGTTGTTTATGTAGTGACTCCCTGGCCGGAACGCTATCAAAACTTACTTTTGCCTGGTTGCCAATTTATTCGGGAAATACCTTTATCTGGAGAATCTCTAGCCCACGGGCCTTTAGTTGGTTTTGCTCAAGGACTAGCTGAAGTGCAAACAGAATGGGTATTACTGCTAGCTTGCGATTTACCGAGATTGCGGGCTGAAGTTTTGCAAGATTGGGTAACTCGACTTGATAGCGTGGGAGATAATGCGATCGCAGCTTTAGCTTGTCATCCTAAAGGCTGGGAACCTTTGTGTGGTTTTTATCGCTGTCGCTGTTTGCCACAACTCCAAGAGTTTATCAACCAAGGGGGGCGATCGTTTCAACAGTGGCTTCGGCAATATCCTGTAGAAGTTTTGCCCTTAGCAGAACCCGAAATGCTATTTAACTGTAATACACCAGAGGACTTGGCTTTAAATTGA